In a single window of the Streptacidiphilus sp. P02-A3a genome:
- a CDS encoding APC family permease, whose product MALAGSAPAYSLAATTTVLVAAAGLFSPAALLWCAIPMLGIAWAFNYLGRLDVNAGASYSWVGRALHPSLGFLSGWSLVVSATIFMVSGSLPAGQYTLSLFSASLANNTWAAIGVGAVAFLIMALLVLVGIRITAHAQWIMTGIEIVVLVVFGIAALIHGGHAATFSWDWLWGWGHFGGVSGFAGAALVAAFYFWGWDVTANLSEETTNSKRNSGFGGLIGVVGVFALFEIVTIAVNLISSQADMTGNNPPPVLTVLGNTVWPGAGGKIMVLAVVLSTIATLETTLIQVTRSLFAMGRDKTVPSIFGRSHSRWQTPWFALAVVVAVSLVLFVTSQKLGSVNKIMTDAVNAIGLQIAVYYALAGLAVVVAYRKLVFKSLSNAIFVGIWPLAGAIFMAFLFIENCMTLPGTTIAIGIGALALGIVPMAWYWANGSDYYRTGTVRLDATSTDEVDALYGQSTLAPVLTGPDDTLATDI is encoded by the coding sequence ATGGCCCTCGCAGGCAGCGCCCCGGCCTACTCGCTGGCCGCCACCACCACCGTCCTGGTCGCCGCGGCCGGGCTGTTCAGCCCCGCCGCGCTGCTGTGGTGCGCCATCCCGATGCTGGGCATCGCCTGGGCCTTCAACTACCTGGGCCGGCTCGACGTCAACGCGGGCGCCAGCTACTCCTGGGTCGGTCGGGCGCTGCACCCCTCGCTCGGCTTCCTCAGCGGCTGGTCGCTGGTGGTCTCGGCGACCATCTTCATGGTCTCCGGATCGCTCCCGGCCGGGCAGTACACCCTGTCGCTGTTCAGCGCCAGCCTGGCGAACAACACCTGGGCGGCGATCGGCGTCGGCGCCGTCGCCTTCCTGATCATGGCGCTGCTGGTGCTCGTCGGCATCCGGATCACCGCGCACGCGCAGTGGATCATGACCGGCATCGAGATCGTGGTGCTGGTGGTCTTCGGCATCGCCGCCCTCATCCACGGCGGACACGCGGCCACCTTCTCCTGGGACTGGCTCTGGGGCTGGGGCCACTTCGGCGGGGTCAGCGGCTTCGCCGGGGCCGCGCTGGTCGCCGCCTTCTACTTCTGGGGCTGGGACGTCACCGCCAACCTCAGCGAGGAGACCACCAACAGCAAGCGCAACTCCGGCTTCGGCGGCCTGATCGGCGTGGTCGGCGTGTTCGCGCTGTTCGAGATCGTCACCATCGCGGTGAACCTGATCAGCAGCCAGGCCGACATGACCGGCAACAACCCGCCGCCGGTGCTCACCGTCCTCGGCAACACCGTCTGGCCGGGCGCGGGCGGCAAGATCATGGTGCTCGCGGTGGTGCTCTCCACCATCGCCACCCTGGAGACCACGCTGATCCAGGTCACCCGCTCGCTGTTCGCCATGGGCCGCGACAAGACCGTCCCGTCCATCTTCGGCCGCTCGCACTCGCGTTGGCAGACCCCGTGGTTCGCGCTGGCCGTGGTCGTGGCGGTCTCCCTGGTGCTCTTCGTGACCTCGCAGAAGCTGGGCTCGGTCAACAAGATCATGACCGACGCGGTGAACGCGATCGGCCTGCAGATCGCCGTCTACTACGCGCTGGCCGGTCTCGCCGTCGTGGTCGCCTACCGCAAGCTGGTCTTCAAGTCGCTCTCGAACGCGATCTTCGTCGGCATCTGGCCGCTGGCGGGCGCGATCTTCATGGCGTTCCTGTTCATCGAGAACTGCATGACGCTCCCGGGCACCACCATCGCCATCGGCATCGGCGCACTGGCCCTCGGCATCGTCCCGATGGCCTGGTACTGGGCCAACGGCAGCGACTACTACCGCACCGGGACCGTCCGACTGGACGCGACGAGCACGGACGAGGTCGACGCGCTCTACGGACAGAGCACCCTGGCTCCGGTTCTCACCGGACCGGACGATACCCTCGCCACGGATATCTGA
- the pta gene encoding phosphate acetyltransferase, with amino-acid sequence MARSVYVTGIGRGDGRQAVELGVMELLTRQVDRVGVFRPLTHDRTDHVVELLRGRYRLDLPPRELYGLSYEEAAALQAERGPDELVSQLVDRFHQLERRCQAVLVLGTDFAGTNIPDELAVNARLANEFGAWVLPVVGGHRESADTVVAEVRNAHRAYTDLGCSVLAMIANRVAGRDKQEVQRRLAARTDVPVYVIPDEPALSAPTVTQVVETTGAEVLLGDAAGLARDVRTFVFGGAMLPNFLGALSEGAMVITPGDRADLLIGSLAAHAAGSPAIAGVLLTMGETPGPDVMRLAARLAPGTPVAVVREGSYPTATNLSTLEGRLTTAGPRKAETALGLFELHVDTAELTSRIELSRSERVTPMMFEHELLERARGTRLREVVLPEGTEERVLRAAEVLLRRNVCHLTLLGDEDAVRKRVAELGLDLGLDSADTDRARARVIDPETSPLRDRFAELYAELRKHKGMTLEEAHDIVTDAGYFGTLMVQEGIADGMVSGAVHSTAATIRPAFEVIKTSPGAAVVSSVFFMCLHDRVLVYGDCAINRDPDAEQLADIAIRSADTAARFGVEPRIAMLSYSTGDSGSGADVDKVRRATELVRELRPELLVEGPIQYDAAVEPAVAATKLPGSPVAGRATVLIFPDLNTGNNTYKAVQRSAGAVAVGPVLQGLRKPVNDLSRGALVQDIVNTVAITAIQAQQAAEESQS; translated from the coding sequence GTGGCACGCAGCGTGTACGTGACCGGGATCGGCCGGGGCGACGGACGCCAGGCCGTCGAGCTCGGCGTGATGGAACTGCTCACCCGGCAGGTGGACCGGGTCGGGGTGTTCCGGCCGCTGACCCATGACCGCACCGACCACGTGGTGGAGCTGCTGCGCGGGCGCTACCGGCTCGACCTGCCGCCCCGGGAGCTGTACGGGCTCTCCTACGAGGAGGCGGCGGCGCTCCAGGCCGAACGCGGCCCGGACGAGCTGGTCAGCCAGCTGGTGGACCGGTTCCACCAGCTGGAGCGGCGCTGCCAGGCGGTGCTGGTGCTCGGCACCGACTTCGCCGGTACCAACATCCCGGACGAGCTGGCGGTGAACGCCCGGCTCGCCAACGAGTTCGGCGCCTGGGTGCTGCCGGTCGTCGGCGGCCACCGGGAGAGCGCGGACACGGTGGTGGCCGAGGTCCGCAACGCCCACCGCGCCTACACCGACCTGGGCTGCAGCGTGCTCGCCATGATCGCCAACCGGGTCGCCGGACGGGACAAGCAGGAGGTCCAGCGGCGACTGGCCGCCCGGACCGACGTCCCGGTCTACGTGATCCCCGACGAACCCGCGCTGTCCGCGCCCACGGTCACCCAGGTGGTGGAGACCACCGGCGCCGAGGTGCTGCTCGGTGACGCCGCCGGTCTTGCCCGGGACGTGCGCACCTTCGTCTTCGGCGGGGCGATGCTGCCCAACTTCCTCGGCGCGCTCTCCGAGGGCGCCATGGTGATCACCCCCGGCGACCGGGCCGACCTGCTGATCGGCTCGCTCGCGGCGCACGCCGCGGGCTCCCCGGCGATCGCCGGGGTGCTGCTGACCATGGGCGAGACCCCGGGCCCCGACGTGATGCGGCTGGCCGCCCGGCTCGCTCCGGGCACCCCGGTCGCCGTGGTGCGGGAGGGCAGCTACCCCACCGCGACCAACCTGTCCACGCTGGAGGGCCGGCTCACCACCGCCGGTCCGCGCAAGGCCGAGACCGCGCTCGGACTGTTCGAGCTGCACGTCGACACCGCCGAGCTGACCAGCCGGATCGAACTGAGCCGCTCCGAGCGGGTCACCCCGATGATGTTCGAACACGAGCTGCTGGAACGGGCCCGCGGCACCCGGCTGCGGGAGGTGGTGCTGCCGGAGGGCACCGAGGAGCGGGTCCTGCGGGCGGCGGAGGTGCTGCTCCGCCGCAACGTCTGCCACCTCACGCTGCTCGGCGACGAGGACGCGGTGCGCAAGCGCGTCGCCGAGCTCGGCCTCGACCTCGGCCTGGACAGCGCCGACACCGACCGGGCCCGGGCCCGGGTGATCGACCCGGAGACCTCGCCGCTGCGCGACCGCTTCGCCGAGCTCTACGCGGAGCTGCGCAAGCACAAGGGGATGACCCTGGAGGAGGCCCACGACATCGTCACCGACGCGGGCTACTTCGGCACCCTGATGGTCCAGGAGGGCATCGCCGACGGCATGGTCAGCGGCGCCGTGCACTCGACCGCGGCGACCATCCGCCCGGCCTTCGAGGTGATCAAGACCTCGCCCGGCGCGGCCGTGGTCTCCTCGGTCTTCTTCATGTGCCTGCACGACCGGGTGCTGGTCTACGGCGACTGCGCGATCAACCGCGACCCGGACGCCGAGCAGCTGGCGGACATCGCCATCCGCTCGGCCGACACCGCCGCCCGCTTCGGCGTCGAGCCCCGGATCGCGATGCTGTCCTACTCCACCGGGGACTCCGGCAGCGGCGCCGACGTGGACAAGGTCCGCAGGGCCACCGAACTGGTCCGCGAACTGCGGCCGGAGCTGCTGGTCGAGGGCCCGATCCAGTACGACGCGGCGGTCGAGCCCGCCGTCGCCGCCACCAAGCTGCCGGGCTCCCCGGTCGCCGGGCGGGCGACCGTGCTGATCTTCCCCGACCTGAACACCGGCAACAACACCTACAAGGCGGTGCAGCGCTCGGCCGGGGCGGTGGCCGTCGGCCCCGTCCTGCAGGGGCTGCGCAAGCCGGTGAACGACCTGTCGCGCGGCGCGCTCGTCCAGGACATCGTGAACACCGTCGCGATCACCGCCATCCAGGCGCAGCAGGCAGCCGAGGAGTCGCAGTCATGA
- a CDS encoding acetate/propionate family kinase, translated as MSAATHVLVLNSGSSSVKYQLIDMADGSRPAAGMVERIGEPPFPDHTTALNAVADELAAAGLGFDSPRLAAIGHRVVHGGTRFTAPTVITDEVLETIRGLVPLAPLHNPANITGIEITRKLRPDLPQVAVFDTAFHSTLPEYAARYAIDWETAERYSIRRYGFHGTSHQYVSRRTAELLRKSPESVNVIVLHLGNGASASAVAGGVCVDTSMGLTPLEGLVMGTRSGDLDPAIPAHLHRVGGLSVDEIDDLLNRRSGMLGLCGDNDMREVTRRVAAGDTRAALAFDVYTHRLRKYVGGYAAVLGRVDAVVFTAGVGENSAEVRAAATAGLEGFGIELDPALNAVRSAEPRIVSTADSRVAVAVVPTDEELEIARQTFAVIPRGGE; from the coding sequence ATGAGCGCCGCCACCCATGTGCTCGTCCTCAACTCCGGTTCCTCCTCGGTCAAGTACCAGTTGATCGACATGGCCGACGGCAGCCGCCCGGCCGCGGGCATGGTCGAGCGGATCGGCGAGCCGCCGTTCCCCGACCACACCACCGCGCTGAACGCCGTCGCCGACGAACTGGCCGCGGCGGGTCTGGGGTTCGACTCCCCCAGGCTGGCCGCCATCGGCCACCGCGTCGTCCACGGCGGTACCCGGTTCACCGCGCCCACGGTGATCACCGACGAGGTGCTGGAGACCATCCGCGGATTGGTCCCACTCGCACCACTGCACAACCCGGCCAACATCACCGGCATCGAGATCACCCGCAAACTGCGGCCCGACCTGCCACAGGTCGCGGTGTTCGACACCGCCTTCCACTCCACCCTCCCCGAGTACGCGGCCCGCTACGCCATCGACTGGGAGACGGCGGAGCGCTACTCGATCCGCCGCTACGGCTTCCATGGCACATCACATCAGTACGTGTCCCGGCGGACGGCCGAACTCCTGCGGAAATCACCCGAATCGGTGAACGTGATCGTGCTGCACCTCGGCAACGGCGCCAGCGCCTCCGCCGTCGCGGGCGGGGTGTGCGTGGACACCTCGATGGGACTGACCCCGCTGGAGGGTCTGGTCATGGGCACCCGTTCGGGCGACCTGGACCCGGCGATCCCGGCGCACCTGCACCGGGTCGGCGGGCTCTCGGTGGACGAGATCGACGACCTGCTGAACCGGCGCAGCGGCATGCTCGGGCTGTGCGGGGACAACGACATGCGCGAGGTCACCCGCCGGGTGGCGGCCGGCGACACGCGAGCCGCGCTGGCCTTCGACGTCTACACGCACCGGCTGCGGAAGTATGTCGGCGGGTACGCGGCGGTGCTCGGCCGGGTGGACGCGGTGGTCTTCACGGCCGGGGTGGGCGAGAACTCGGCGGAGGTGCGGGCGGCCGCGACGGCCGGTCTGGAGGGGTTCGGCATCGAGCTCGACCCGGCGCTGAACGCGGTCCGCTCGGCCGAGCCGAGGATCGTCTCCACGGCGGACTCCCGGGTGGCGGTCGCGGTCGTCCCGACCGACGAGGAACTGGAGATCGCCCGGCAGACCTTCGCGGTGATTCCGCGCGGCGGCGAGTGA
- the pyk gene encoding pyruvate kinase — translation MRRAKIVCTLGPATDNFEQLKALIEAGMNVARLNMSHGSHAEHESRYNNVRAASDAADRPVGVLADLQGPKIRLATFADGPVTVENGDTFTITTEDVPGDQHICGTTYKGLPGDVKPGDPVLINDGVIALEVVSVDGPRVITRVVEGGVLSNNKGINLPGAAVNVPALSEKDKDDLRFALRLGVDMVALSFVRNAADIDDVHKVMDEEGRRVPVIAKVEKPQAVEAMEEIVLAFDAVMVARGDLAVEYPLERVPLVQKRLITLCRRNAKPVIVATQMMESMITASRPTRAEASDCANAILDGADAVMLSAESSVGKYPIETVQTMSRIIEAAEEELLSHGLQPLNPGRKPRTQGGAVARAACELGDFLGAQALVAFTKSGDTARRLSRYRSPIPVLAFTPDVSTRNQLTLSWGVETFVTPQVDNTDAMVNQVDDEVRGLGRYSEGDTLIVTAGSPPGVVGTTNMVRVHHLGDRAS, via the coding sequence ATGCGCCGAGCAAAGATCGTCTGTACCCTGGGTCCCGCGACGGACAACTTCGAACAGTTGAAAGCACTGATCGAAGCCGGAATGAACGTCGCCCGTCTGAACATGAGTCACGGCAGCCACGCCGAACACGAGAGCCGGTACAACAACGTCCGAGCCGCCTCGGACGCGGCCGACCGGCCGGTGGGCGTCCTCGCCGACCTCCAAGGTCCCAAGATCCGCCTGGCGACCTTCGCCGACGGCCCGGTGACCGTGGAGAACGGCGACACCTTCACCATCACCACCGAGGACGTCCCCGGTGACCAGCACATCTGCGGTACCACCTACAAGGGCCTGCCCGGCGACGTGAAGCCCGGCGACCCGGTCCTGATCAACGACGGCGTGATCGCCCTGGAGGTCGTCAGCGTCGACGGCCCGCGCGTGATCACCCGAGTCGTCGAGGGCGGTGTGCTCTCCAACAACAAGGGCATCAACCTGCCCGGCGCGGCCGTCAACGTCCCCGCCCTGTCCGAGAAGGACAAGGACGACCTGCGCTTCGCCCTGCGCCTCGGCGTCGACATGGTCGCGCTCTCCTTCGTCCGCAACGCCGCCGACATCGACGACGTGCACAAGGTGATGGACGAGGAGGGCCGCCGGGTCCCGGTCATCGCCAAGGTCGAGAAGCCGCAGGCGGTCGAGGCCATGGAGGAGATCGTCCTGGCCTTCGACGCGGTCATGGTCGCCCGTGGCGACCTCGCCGTCGAGTACCCGCTGGAGCGGGTGCCGCTGGTGCAGAAGCGCCTGATCACGCTCTGCCGCCGGAACGCCAAGCCGGTCATCGTCGCCACCCAGATGATGGAGTCGATGATCACCGCCTCCCGGCCGACCCGCGCCGAGGCCTCCGACTGCGCCAACGCCATCCTCGACGGCGCGGACGCGGTGATGCTCTCCGCCGAGTCCAGCGTCGGCAAGTACCCGATCGAGACCGTGCAGACCATGTCGCGGATCATCGAGGCGGCCGAGGAGGAGCTGCTGTCGCACGGCCTGCAGCCGCTCAACCCGGGCCGCAAGCCGCGCACCCAGGGCGGTGCGGTCGCCCGCGCCGCCTGCGAGCTGGGCGACTTCCTCGGGGCGCAGGCCCTGGTCGCGTTCACCAAGTCGGGCGACACCGCGCGCCGGCTCAGCCGCTATCGCTCGCCGATCCCGGTGCTGGCGTTCACCCCGGACGTCTCCACCCGCAACCAGCTGACCCTCAGCTGGGGCGTGGAGACCTTCGTGACCCCGCAGGTGGACAACACCGACGCGATGGTGAACCAGGTCGACGACGAGGTCCGCGGCCTCGGCCGGTACAGCGAGGGTGACACGCTGATCGTGACCGCGGGTTCGCCCCCCGGCGTGGTCGGCACCACCAACATGGTGCGGGTGCACCACCTGGGCGACCGCGCGAGCTGA
- a CDS encoding DUF6114 domain-containing protein, with the protein MTSATAQARPEPANGFSKARQAFRNWRHSRPFWGGLLVLLAGLPIIYFPYANLNIGTLSLHLATSAGAASLLIGLLLMALGISAWFQPHVRVFAGIAALVLTLVSIPMSNLGGFGMGLIPGLLGGTLLCSWAPLKEPTAAELVESDAEAEGAAEAEEWGESPVPGFAAEAPEAPTVVHQREPEHEEPQEAAAEGEHHGE; encoded by the coding sequence GTGACGAGCGCGACTGCGCAGGCGCGGCCCGAGCCCGCGAACGGCTTCAGCAAGGCCCGCCAAGCGTTCCGAAACTGGCGTCACAGTCGTCCGTTCTGGGGCGGGCTGCTGGTCCTCCTCGCCGGACTGCCGATCATCTACTTTCCCTACGCCAACCTCAACATCGGCACGCTGAGCCTGCACCTGGCGACCTCCGCCGGTGCGGCCTCGCTGCTGATCGGGCTGCTGCTGATGGCGCTCGGGATCTCAGCCTGGTTCCAACCCCATGTCCGCGTCTTCGCGGGGATCGCCGCGCTGGTGCTCACGCTGGTGTCGATTCCGATGTCGAACCTGGGCGGTTTCGGCATGGGGCTGATCCCCGGCCTGCTGGGCGGCACGCTGCTCTGCTCGTGGGCGCCGTTGAAGGAGCCGACGGCCGCTGAGCTGGTCGAGAGCGACGCCGAGGCCGAGGGCGCTGCGGAGGCGGAGGAGTGGGGCGAGTCGCCCGTTCCCGGGTTCGCGGCGGAGGCGCCGGAGGCGCCGACCGTGGTGCACCAGCGCGAGCCGGAGCACGAGGAGCCCCAGGAGGCGGCGGCCGAGGGGGAGCACCATGGCGAGTGA
- a CDS encoding DUF6230 family protein → MSQIYGKTRWKRFAVVMVPALAATAAVGMSVAQGALAASFSVSGSQFKVSAASLHGDGFTQYGTVETFEGGKTLPVAVSGFNDATIHNLCQSVSLPFGFVLKITAGDDPNNPVKATSLYIDMTDLQAKTAQFNGINIGVAEGAVSKGTVSSGDSNSKYYDPTGFAQEADSADLTGVQQTAWATSAATFSLNGMHLSLNDSNSECF, encoded by the coding sequence ATGTCCCAGATTTACGGCAAGACCCGCTGGAAGCGGTTCGCGGTCGTCATGGTTCCGGCTCTCGCTGCCACGGCGGCTGTGGGCATGAGCGTTGCCCAGGGTGCGCTCGCCGCTTCGTTCAGCGTCTCGGGCTCGCAGTTCAAGGTGTCCGCCGCCAGCCTCCACGGTGACGGCTTCACCCAGTACGGCACCGTCGAGACGTTCGAGGGCGGCAAGACCCTCCCGGTGGCGGTTTCCGGTTTCAACGACGCCACCATTCACAACCTGTGTCAGTCGGTGTCGCTGCCGTTCGGCTTCGTGCTGAAGATCACCGCAGGTGACGACCCGAACAACCCGGTCAAGGCCACCTCGCTGTACATCGACATGACCGACCTGCAGGCCAAGACGGCGCAGTTCAACGGAATCAACATCGGTGTCGCGGAGGGGGCTGTCAGCAAGGGCACGGTTTCCTCGGGCGACAGCAACAGTAAGTACTACGACCCGACGGGCTTCGCCCAGGAGGCCGACTCGGCCGACCTCACCGGTGTTCAGCAGACGGCGTGGGCCACCTCGGCCGCCACCTTCTCGCTGAACGGCATGCACCTCAGCCTCAACGACAGCAACTCTGAGTGCTTCTGA
- a CDS encoding tetratricopeptide repeat protein, with protein MQPRNMSMRGAVDLAAVKAAGEAAQKAEQARAVRARQVQQAEAAGTAVPSAGPLIFDVSERDFEDQVVQLSAEVPVVLNFWAEGYAPAEQFKPVIEQLTEEQDGRFVLGHVDIRNNQQLAQQLQIRDLPTLLAVVAGQLLPLFEGPATEPEVRQLLDKLIEAADTQLGVVGEVGVRSGRAGDADAAAVEESADPLVAAAHAALDRGDLEGAVQAYRVVLDEQPGSVEARLGLAQAELLQRVQGLDPQAVRTAAAERPTDVDAQLAAADLDLTGGHVDDAFGRLVDTVGRTFGEDRDRVRLHLLSLFEVIGSDDPRVVKARGALARKLF; from the coding sequence ATGCAGCCACGGAACATGTCCATGCGCGGCGCGGTCGACCTCGCCGCGGTCAAGGCGGCCGGTGAAGCCGCCCAGAAGGCGGAGCAGGCCCGCGCCGTCCGCGCCCGCCAGGTCCAGCAGGCAGAGGCCGCCGGAACCGCCGTCCCGTCCGCAGGGCCCCTGATCTTCGACGTATCCGAGCGCGACTTCGAGGACCAGGTGGTCCAGCTGTCCGCCGAGGTGCCGGTCGTCCTCAACTTCTGGGCCGAGGGCTACGCCCCGGCGGAACAGTTCAAGCCGGTGATCGAACAGCTCACCGAGGAGCAGGACGGCCGCTTCGTCCTCGGGCACGTCGACATCCGCAACAACCAGCAGCTCGCGCAGCAGCTCCAGATCCGGGACCTGCCGACGCTGCTCGCGGTGGTGGCCGGGCAGCTGCTGCCGCTGTTCGAGGGTCCGGCGACCGAGCCCGAGGTGCGGCAGCTGCTGGACAAGCTGATCGAGGCGGCGGACACCCAGCTCGGCGTGGTCGGCGAGGTCGGCGTGCGCTCCGGCCGGGCCGGGGACGCGGACGCCGCGGCGGTCGAGGAGTCGGCGGACCCGCTGGTCGCGGCGGCGCACGCGGCGCTCGACCGGGGCGACCTGGAGGGCGCAGTGCAAGCGTACCGAGTCGTGCTGGACGAGCAGCCGGGCAGCGTCGAGGCCCGGCTCGGGCTGGCGCAGGCGGAGCTGCTCCAGCGGGTGCAGGGTCTCGACCCGCAGGCGGTACGCACCGCCGCGGCCGAGCGTCCGACCGACGTGGACGCTCAACTCGCGGCTGCTGACCTGGATCTGACGGGCGGTCATGTGGACGACGCGTTCGGTCGGCTGGTGGACACGGTGGGCCGCACCTTCGGCGAGGACCGCGACCGGGTGCGGCTGCACCTGCTCAGCCTGTTCGAGGTGATCGGCTCGGACGACCCCCGGGTGGTCAAGGCCCGTGGGGCGTTGGCGCGCAAGTTGTTCTGA